The following are encoded in a window of Hippoglossus stenolepis isolate QCI-W04-F060 chromosome 10, HSTE1.2, whole genome shotgun sequence genomic DNA:
- the LOC118115909 gene encoding uncharacterized protein LOC118115909, whose product MLLGTFLLFFSSVSTVKSQITNLLEYSTTITTTRKVTVPPVLVRAKPDYQVVAGRTVELYCDAYTIQRSIRWSWQHLESETWREVGHSKNLNLTEPNQSGPYRCRAENEYSQSMSNIITVYIIPMQPTENFGIAGFVLSLLALIVSLTVLCWLGWERLRGKLPPSNTAAKGFPAPEKAQKGGLPNNEGDGGVYMNYTSNNQDYSNLDPVNMTGDNMYSSLS is encoded by the exons ATGCTGCTTGGTACTTTTCTgctgttcttctcctctgtgagcACAG TCAAATCCCAGATTACAAACTTGCTTGAATATTCCACCACGATCACTACTACAAGGAAAG TAACAGTACCTCCTGTGTTGGTGCGGGCCAAACCGGACTACCAAGTTGTAGCAGGTCGAACAGTCGAACTGTACTGCGATGCTTACACCATACAGCGCTCCATCCGCTGGTCCTGGCAACATCTAGAGAGTGAGACCTGGCGAGAGGTGGGCCACAGTAAGAACCTGAACCTCACCGAGCCAAACCAAAGCGGGCCGTACCGCTGCAGGGCTGAGAATGAGTATTCCCAGAGTATGAGCAACATCATCACAGTCTATATCATCCCCATGCAGCCAACAG AGAATTTCGGGATCGCCGGCTTCGTTCTTTCTCTCCTGGCCTTGATCGTCAGTCTGACTGTTCTGTGTTGGCTGGGCTGGGAAAGATTACGTGGCAAACTGCCCCCCTCGAACACTGCAGCTAAAG gTTTTCCTGCACCCGAAAAGGCACAAAA GGGAGGTCTCCCAAATAATGAAGGCGACGGAGGTGTGTACATGAATTACACAAGCAACAACCAAGACTACAGTAATCTGGACCCCGTCAATATGACAGGGGACAATATGTACTCAAGTCTGTCATGA
- the ptafr gene encoding platelet-activating factor receptor translates to MVASTTEGTAMTVTSGPGTTASNVSTFLDSEFRYVLFPVVYGIIFILGLFANIYVLFVVRRLRAARSMGEIRIYMTNLTIADLLFVSALPFWIGYYSRHGNWVYTDFMCRLTGSLFFINNYCSILFLGAISVNRYWAVTRPLDAASSDHRRRGIIVCVIIWALTIGMAIPQLASPGTYTDENNVTRCFEGYQNETDEKKTEVAAMHFLIIGMFYVVFFLVVVCNCLIARALLSQNPPQPEIRSASTMSRKSKRPRGVKRRALQMLLAVVGVFALCFLPHHIIQGPWTLAVLQINQGWGHVDWDQGTLQALNDAHQITLVLMGLNCILDPVVYFFATRKFRRFIVAQVKRIGKGEGCSHTATSQMSMDSKNPSQRLPSEIQQPGMD, encoded by the coding sequence ATGGTGGCGTCAACCACAGAAGGAACTGCCATGACAGTAACCTCTGGGCCGGGCACTACAGCCAGCAATGTCTCAACCTTCCTGGACTCTGAGTTTCGTTACGTCCTCTTCCCCGTCGTCTATggcatcatcttcatcctcggCCTCTTCGCCAACATCTATGTGCTGTTTGTTGTGCGCCGCCTCCGCGCAGCCAGGTCCATGGGTGAAATCCGCATCTACATGACCAACTTGACCATTGCTGACCTTCTTTTCGTGTCCGCCCTTCCCTTCTGGATTGGCTACTACAGTCGCCATGGTAACTGGGTGTACACAGACTTCATGTGCCGGCTGACGGGGTCGTTGTTCTTCATCAACAACTACTGCTCCATCCTCTTCCTCGGAGCCATCAGTGTCAACAGGTACTGGGCGGTCACCCGGCCTCTGGACGCGGCCTCCTCAGACCACAGGCGCCGTGGCATCATCGTGTGCGTCATCATCTGGGCATTGACCATAGGGATGGCGATTCCTCAATTGGCGTCTCCAGGAACCTACACTGACGAGAACAACGTCACTCGCTGCTTTGAGGGATATCAAAATGAGACTGATGAAAAGAAGACAGAAGTAGCTGCCatgcattttttaataattgGAATGTTCTATGTCGTCTTTTTTCTTGTTGTGGTGTGCAATTGCCTTATCGCTCGAGCGTTACTGTCTCAAAATCCTCCCCAGCCTGAAATAAGATCTGCATCAACTATGTCCAGAAAGTCCAAAAGGCCCAGGGGGGTGAAACGCAGGGCTCTCCAGATGTTGCTGGCAGTGGTGGGAGTGTTCGCTCTGTGTTTCCTGCCCCACCATATCATCCAAGGCCCCTGGACACTGGCGGTGTTGCAGATCAACCAGGGCTGGGGCCACGTGGACTGGGACCAGGGCACTCTCCAGGCGCTCAACGACGCACATCAGATCACCTTGGTCCTCATGGGCCTCAACTGCATCCTGGATCCTGTCGTCTATTTTTTCGCCACGAGGAAGTTCAGAAGGTTCATCGTGGCTCAAGTTAAAAGAATCGGAAAGGGAGAAGGGTGCTCGCACACGGCCACCTCTCAGATGTCTATGGACAGCAAAAATCCAAGCCAGAGACTTCCCAGTGAGATCCAACAACCTGGCATGGATTGA